Within the Molothrus aeneus isolate 106 chromosome 1, BPBGC_Maene_1.0, whole genome shotgun sequence genome, the region ATGAAAGTACTAGCAGAGAAGTGTAGTAACTGTTATTCCATAAAAAAACCTTGAGATACTAGATGTATCTCCacaattctctttttccagaCAGGAGAAAGTAGCTGTGGTTTTCATCCAGTGTGATACAAGGCCAACAGAGGCAGAGATTGGCATAACCCTGATGTTGGAAACAAATTTTGGGGGTACATTGGaatcaggaatatttttttttttttttgtgacttaATAATAGCAGCTTCCTCACAGAATATGACAGTGAATCTGACAAAATTTGACAAAAAATTAGTCAAAACCTCACAGGGCCTCTTGAGAGAGTATATTTTATGATGCCACTTCTGTGCCAGTGTACAgttgaggcagctgcagcattttcctttaagaagtAGGAATTGCAGTTCAAGATGGACTAAAAACAAGATATCATATCTCCATTTTTCCTATGCTAAGGCATGAGGTTGCATTCAGGCTCTGATTTTTCCTGCGTACTGCAAGCACCCACATTAATTCTGTGTTTTGATTGATTTTGTTGGCTAAACTGACCACTGTGTGTATGTAGAAGGTCTGTTCCTGGGTCACAGTAACTATGGATAGCTGTAGTTCAATAATATGTGATGTACCAGTGGGAGTTGTTGGGAAAGCTGGCAATCAAACCCAATAAACTGCTTTGAGATGCTGATGCCTTATTGCTCTGTCTCTGTGCCAtatgatgatttttttaataagcctTCAAAAAAACCATGACGAGTAATAAAAAGTATAATTTAGCATTCAGAGTCCAGCTAGGAGTGCAGGGTACCGGCACTCAGCATGCTGGACTCTTTCACCACGCCGGATGGAGTTTGTGTTCGAAGCAGCGTTGAGGCCACAACACCCCTCGGCGGGACAGCTCTGGCAGTGTCCCCCCGTTCCTGGGCGTTCCCGTGCTGGGGCGCAAAGAGGGATTGCGAGTCTGTGTGTGTAAGAGTGTGAGTGTGAGCGTGCGTATCTATTTGTGCATGTGAGTGcgtgtgagtgtgtgagtgtgcgTTTTCTGTGTGTGCGTGCCTATTTGTGCatgtgagtgtgtgagtgtgtctgCGTGTGACTGCGTTTGAGTGTgcctgcctgtgtgtgtgcctgtgtgtgagtgtctgtgtgtgagtgtgtgtgtctgtctgtgtgtctgtctgtgtgcgTGAGCGTGTGTGCGGGCGGAGGGCGGGCAGTGCCCGGCGTGCCCGCTcttgccgccgccgctgccgcgggCGGGACTCGCCGGGCGGGGGCTCGGCGGGGAAGgggccggggcgcggcgggAGCCCCATTGGCTCTGCCGGCCTCACATGTTGCCCGCCCGGCTATAAAGGCGGCCGCGGCCGCGCTGCAGCCCGTCCTCCTGCCTTCACGTTTCTACAGGGACGCCATCAGCTCCAGTGCCGCCGCCATGGCCATCGACGCGTTTTTGGGTAAATGGTGCCTCGTCTCCAGCGAGGGCTTCGAGGAGTACATGAAGGAGCTGGGTAAGAAACCGGCGGCTCCCCGCCCccgagagggagggagggatggatgccGGGATGCCGCCCCGGGGATGTGCTGCCGCTGCCGGCCGGCGAGGCTCTGTCCAAGGTCCGCGGAGAGCGTGGTCCCGGAGCCGGGCCCGAGGGTGGGACGCAGCCCGGCCGAGAGCCGCGGGTgggcggcggctgcgggggTGATGCCGGGAATCTCCGGGATGCAGCGCCGGGGGCTCCGCGCCCTCTCGGCTCCGGGAACGGAGCGCTGGCCGGCAGCAGAGCTTTCCTGGCGGGAGAGCTGCCGCCTCTGGCTCCTCGTCCCAAAGATGTCAGCGACCCTTTTTGCATCGTAATGCCGGTGCCTGTGAGGCAGGTGCCGGCACCAGCAGGCGCCTTCCCGCCGCACAGCGCTGCCGCCTCCCTCCGCAGGGCCGGGATTAGCAGCTGGTGCCGGCAGCCCGGCTGCGATTAGGCCGGTCCGCCCCTCCCTCAGCGCTAATGCCGGGGCGGGGGCCGGAGCTGCCCGGGGGGGTGCCCGGGGGGAGCtcggcgctgccccggccccgagGGCGGCGGCTCCGCTCGGCCGGGCTGGgtcacccagccccagcacacagacCTGCCGAGCCGGGGCTGCCTCCCCGCGGAGTCACCTTGGCTGTCTCCTCCCGGGAAAGCCAAACTGGATCAGCTGCTGTGGGTAACCGGCTGCCCTGCCGGAGGCTGTTTGCCTGCTTTCTTCTGTGGCTAGTCACACCTTTATCTCTGGGGGATGGTCCTGGCTTGTTATCCCTGCGTCCAGGCTGCCCTACATTTTGTCACATGAAGTTACCGGATGAAGAACACACCTAACAGACCAGGAGCCTCATCTGCAAGCTCTGATTTACCACTTTCCTGTGAGCATCCTGGCTGACAGGTGATAGACACCTGGAAGTGTCTATATGGCCCAGGAGctattattttctgcaatttatTCACAGATGaaagccatgatattttctcaAGAGGCAGAAGATGTAGGCTTATCATgagagggagaagaaggaaTTTAGGTCTTGTGTTCTtcacataaaatacaaaaagcatCACTGCATTTACACTCTGCAGACAGTGGTGGCTGTAATTACATTTTGGGAGGCCTGTCAGTATGTGATAGGTATGATATGACAAAGCCTTTTGGACTGAACTCTTTAGGAGACTTTGGAGGAAATTCAAGAATTTTAAGCTCGGCTTGGTTGAGCCATGGATTAGGATGCCTTGGTGCCTTGATGTCCAATGGCCAGACCTAGGCGTGTGCCAAGTTGCAACTTCAAAGTAGAAATTAGGTGCTGCAACTGCAGAGCACCTCCCATGCGTAGGCAGCACCAGACTGTTGTTTGGTTTTAGATTGAAATCATAAACCCAGTCACTTTTCCATTTTACATTCACAATTTAGGCAATTAAATTTATACCAAGTCACATTTTAGGAGCCAGTCATTTACTGGATTTCACCCTTGCTGGCTACCTGTGAAACTCTCTGCCTTTGATCCTATTGATGCACCACAAATGAGACCATGCAGATTCTGCTCATTCTGTGCAGAAGAACGTTTGAGGACAAAGAAGCTGGAATTTCACTTCTTGCCATATGGAAGACATGCAGCTCATCTCTGTTTAGTTGGATCCCAAGCTGTAGTTGATGAAATAATTCCCTGATTACTCTGGCCTGGACTACAGCAACAGAATGTGTGTGGAGGTTACTGTGGCAATAATTTCCAGTTCTGATCAGAAAAGCTGGACTGAGGATaactgttttttctctgtgaactcAAGCTTAAGGCTCAATCCTGGAATCTCATTTGAGTCTGGAGAAGCAGTGTCTGGAGAGTACTTTACTTCCctctgcaggacacagccctTACCTCCACATGCCTGGGGAGTGCTGTGCTGATACTTGACagcatttttttacattttttaactACACCAGTTGCAGAACCCAGGCACTCATTGACCTGGTGATACTTTCTGCCTCATTTGGTTGCATATCAATTCACGGTTCTGATATGCACTTACCAGTTTGATGGAGTCATGTTTGTTGCTTGCTGCcctcttattttcattttcatcctTCAGATCAAAAAGATTCAAGCAAACCTTGCAAACAGTGCATGCAGGGGCTGAAGCAGGGTGAATCTGAAGAGTTTTGAGGGCTGCTGTCTCCAAATCATGAATTTTCAGCCATTTCCAAATTGctcatttctccatttctctgtcttttgcatgtgtgtgtaaGCACTATTTTCTATGATAATGATTTTCTAATTCACAACTCCATACTTTGTAAACAGGatgtaaaatatgaaatttaattaaaaatgccGTGTTTGCAATGGTGTACAAATTAATGGAAGGGTATTTATTGAGTAAGTTTGAATAAAGTGGATTCATCtgtcaataaaaataatttgtagaCTTTTAAAGTGTTCAGAATTTGAagtgaataattttattttagtttaagCATTcgtatttgttttcctttttgctatttatttctgtttgaaaaaaaaatcagtgctgaGTTTTGGGATACCTAGAAATTCTTGAGAGggcaaaataaatttaactttAGCTCTCTGAGGAAACAAAAGAGTAACTCTGCAAAtaagcttttttccttcctcatctgtGGAAAATTTAAAACATCCTCTTTCTTTGTGGCTCTTGAGCTTTGATTCTCAAGTGTGCTTAAGTGCCTAATTAAATGGGAATTAGGTATTTGAATTCTTGTGTGGCCCTAAGCCTCAGGGTTTAACTGACTTTGTGACACTCTGTGCCTCTCCCTTGCAGGTGTGGGTATGGCCATGAGAAAAATGGGAAGCATGGCCAAACCAGACGTTTACATTATTCAGGATGGGGACACCATCACCATGAAAACAGAAAGCACCTTCAAAACTTCACAGTTTAGCTTCAAGCTTGGTGAGAAATTTGAGGAAAACACATTAGATGGTAGGAAAACTCAGGTCAGTATACTAAATTTCTGTTGAAAAAAGGCAATTCTTTGGGTGTTTTACAAAGGGAGatgctattttaaaatcaattttaacaTCCGTACTAACAGTGCTTTATTCAATGAGCAGTTGTCTCTCTAAGTctcattgaaatattttttttaacatggatTAAGCACATTCCAAAGAGGGAGAGTGCTGAAATCAATAGTCTTGtgtattttgctgttttcattttgtggCAGAAGCATTTTTTTAGTAAAACTAACAGACCTCTAAATCCCTGTTAAAGCCAAATGCCATTTCATTTGAAGCCTGTGGGAAAAAATGCCATTGATGTTTAATCAGAGGCAATTCAGCCCTAGGGTTAACCTTTCTGCTCTGTCCCTTATTTGCATAACAAGAGAGCCTGGTTCAGTGTGGGGTGGGATCACAGACAGCAAGGTAGCCATGTGAATTACAGGCACTAAACTCCAGCTTTAGaaggcagagtttctccttgcaccTAGAAGGAAGAATATTTatcccaaaggagggaaaaagcaaaggataTATCTCATTTCCTCCTGTGAGTGCTCTCTGTTTATCACCCCCCTCCCTCCAGCCACACACTTTCAGTTCATCTATTCCTGCAAGATCAGATAAATGCTACACAAAGGCTCAAAGCCCATGTAACAAAGAGATGAACAGAGAACATCTTCTGCTCCTGTCAATTGAAATTGTGGATGGTGTCAAAAGTTTGTCTGATGCAGAAATGTGTCAGAGCAGTGAGTTAGGTACTGTAAGAAGAGGATTGATAAAATGTTTAACATAATTTCTGGCTTTGTAGTTGTCAatgataaaattattattgaGTGAGCTGGGGTGGGAATCTTTCATTTGGAATAAGATGTTGGAAAGCCTCAGTGCTGCCCAAATGTCATGGGGAAAATATTGATGGTCAGGTTCTTCTTTCAGACCCTTGTCAGCTTAAAAGATGATGGCTCATTGCTTCAAGAGCAGGAATGGGATGGCAAGAAGACCACAATAACAAGGAAGCTCGTGGATGGAAAATTGGTGGTGGTGAGTTCAGTCCCACTTTCTGATCCCCAAGTGCTGCTGGTTGGTAGCCTGAAATGTAACTCCTAACGTGCCTTTTTTCCCCGTTGGTCTGCACTGAGAggtaaattaataaatacatcTCTTTATCTTCTAGGAGTGTGACATGAATGGTGTCAAGTGTGTTAGAGTCTACCAGAAGGCATGAGGACATCTTCAGGTTCAGTAGGAACTTGCTGCAAACAACTCAGTTCAGTGGACAGAGCTCCTTTTCActccatattttccttttccctgttttctagTATTTCAATGGACTGAGTAGCTGAGTGCAATTCTTTTTAAAGGCCGTGATGTAACTATTATGTAACTATTCTGAACTTAGgctattaaataaaattgttgAATATATGAAGTGGAAACATTGTTACTAGTGGAATTTTAAGTGAGgtttcaaaaaaacaaaaaacaaccccattTTGGTTTTAGGCTCTACTACAATCTGCCTTCAGCAAAAAACAAGCCAGTATATCACAAACATTCCTACTTTCTAAGGTAGTAAAATTTGAAATTGGAACAACTCCACAGCCCAAACTTTGAATGTGTTTTCTAACATACATGTTACAAAGTAACTAGAATTGTGTGGGTATAA harbors:
- the LOC136565563 gene encoding fatty acid-binding protein 5, whose product is MAIDAFLGKWCLVSSEGFEEYMKELGVGMAMRKMGSMAKPDVYIIQDGDTITMKTESTFKTSQFSFKLGEKFEENTLDGRKTQTLVSLKDDGSLLQEQEWDGKKTTITRKLVDGKLVVECDMNGVKCVRVYQKA